In a single window of the Arachis hypogaea cultivar Tifrunner chromosome 6, arahy.Tifrunner.gnm2.J5K5, whole genome shotgun sequence genome:
- the LOC112696880 gene encoding peroxidase 44, with translation MVKFTIFVVLLLILPLASMADLTVGFYGTSCPKAEAIVRQVVQKRFNGDKSITGGLLRMHFHDCFVHGCDASILIDSKKGNQSEKDAGANGTVRGFEIIDEAKKALEKACPSTVSCADIITLATRDAVDLAGGPKYSVPTGRRDGLVSNPSDVNLPGPGSTVSQALRIFTSKGMFLNEMVTLLGAHTVGFAHCSFFRNRLGGADTTMDPTLDSNLVKLCGTQSKPSKKDLRTFLDQNTSMVFDNQFYKQILNKKGVLFIDQQLALDSSSKGLVSSFAANPASFQQSFVNAIVKMGSIDVKVGNEGEIRRNCRVFNR, from the exons ATGGTGAAGTTCACAATTTTTGTAGTATTGTTATTAATTCTTCCCTTGGCATCAATGGCTGACCTAACGGTTGGTTTCTATGGGACTAGCTGCCCAAAAGCAGAAGCCATTGTTCGCCAAGTTGTTCAAAAGCGCTTCAATGGGGATAAGTCCATCACCGGTGGCTTGCTTCGCATGCACTTTCATGATTGCTTTGTCCAT GGTTGTGACGCATCCATACTAATAGACTCCAAAAAGGGAAACCAATCGGAGAAAGACGCCGGAGCAAATGGAACCGTTAGGGGTTTCGAGATCATCGACGAGGCGAAAAAGGCCCTAGAGAAAGCATGTCCTTCAACAGTCTCATGTGCAGATATAATAACACTCGCCACAAGAGACGCTGTAGATTTGGCCGGAGGGCCAAAGTACAGCGTCCCCACAGGACGCCGTGATGGATTAGTCTCGAATCCATCCGACGTAAACCTGCCCGGGCCGGGTTCAACGGTATCCCAAGCCCTACGAATCTTCACATCAAAAGGCATGTTTCTGAACGAAATGGTTACCCTTTTGGGAGCACACACCGTTGGTTTCGCTCATTGTAGCTTCTTCAGAAATAGGCTAGGAGGTGCAGACACAACAATGGACCCTACTTTGGATTCGAACCTTGTGAAGCTTTGTGGGACGCAATCTAAGCCTTCCAAGAAGGATCTAAGGACGTTCTTGGATCAAAATACTTCTATGGTTTTTGACAATCAGTTCTATAAACAAATTCTTAACAAGAAAGGTGTTCTTTTCATTGACCAACAGTTGGCTTTGGATTCTTCGTCTAAGGGATTGGTTTCGAGTTTCGCCGCCAATCCGGCGAGCTTTCAGCAGAGTTTTGTTAATGCCATTGTAAAGATGGGAAGCATTGATGTTAAGGTTGGTAACGAGGGAGAGATTAGAAGAAATTGCAGGGTTTTCAATAGATGA